The window AGATGTCTTCCAGCAACTGTTCGAGATGCGGGGCTGTGGCTTTGGCAAGCTCAACCAAGCCCTCATGACCCTTCTGCCCAAGCGCGCCGACGCCCAGCAGCTCCGCGACTACCGCCCGATTTGCTTGATCCATATCGTGGCCAAGATATTCACCAAGGTCCTGTCTCTGCGGCTTGCCCCCAGATTGGATAGCCTGGTCAGTCGCAACCAGAACGCGTTCATCACCGGCCGGAGCCTCCATGATAACTTCATCCTCGTGAGGCAATCTCTCAAATTGCTGCACCAACTCGGAGCTCCGCGGATCATGCTCAAGCTCGACCTCACGCGCGCCTTTGACTCCATATCTTGGCCATTCCTCTTTGAGGTTTTGCGCCAATATGGGTTCGGGGACAGATTTCGGGAATGGCTTGTGATCCTGCTTTCGACGTCCAGCACCCGTGTCATGATGAACGGCGGGCCAGGCCCCCCGATCTGGCACCGTTGTGGCCTGCGCCAAGGCGACTCCATGTCCCCCCAGCTGTTCGTTCTCGCTGTGGACACGCTTGGGCGGTTGATGCGCCGAGCGCTCGATGCCGGTATTCTGCAGCAGTTGCACCCCCGACGCCCAATCCCGGCGATCTCCCTCTATGCTGACGATGTGATGCTATTCTGTCATGCCACGCCGGAGGACACTGCTGCCATCAAGGGTATCTTGACCCTGTTCGGCAAAGCGAGCGGGCTGCTGGTTAACTATGCGAAGAGCTCTGCCACCGTCCTGCACGGTGACATGCAGGGACAAGAGGTGATCGCCCAATTGGGTTGCCCGGTGGTGCAGCTCCACATCACTTATCTGGGCATCCCGTTGTCGACGCGACGGCCTTCCGCCGCCCAGTTGCAGCCCCTCGTTGATACGGTGGCTGCCCGGCTTCCTACCTGGAAGGCGTGGCTCATGAACAAAGCCGGGCGTCTTGCCCTTGTCAAATCGGTCCTCAACGCAATACCAGTGCACCAGCTGCTCGCGTTCGCTCCCCCGAAGAAGACGCTCAAACAATTGGCGAAGATCCAGCGAGGCTTCTTGTGGGCTGGGCGGGCCGTGGCCAACGGTGGCCATTGCCATGTCAACTGGAGCCGTGTGTGCCGTCCTATCGCGTATGGTGGGCTGGGAGTCTGACACCTGGAGCGCGCTGGCCTCGCGCTACGATTGCGATGGCTCTGGTTCGCCCGCGTCGATCCAGACCGTGCCTGGCAAGGTCTCGATCTGCAGTTCTCTCACGAGGAGCGCACGCTCTTCTTTGCCTCCACTACCATGATCATTGGAAGTGGCTCGACGGCGCTTTTTTGGGAAGATCGCTGGATTGGCGGGCAGTCTGTAGGTGAGatagctcccctactccaccaatgCATTCCCAAACATCGACGCAAGGCCAGGACGGTGGCTGAAGGGCTGGCGGGTAACTCTTGGGCACATGATATTCAAGGGGTCTTGGGTCCGCACGAGATCGGACAATACTTACTGCTATGGCAGGCTGTGGGCCACACCATCCTGACGAACGAGCCGGATCGCCTGCTCTGGAGGTGGACCACCAATGGCACCTACTCGGCGCGCTCATGTTATGCGGCCAGTTTCCAGGGATCCACGCGGTGCCATTCTTGGAAGTTGGTATGGAAGAGTTGGGCGCCTCCACGGGTAAAATTTTTCCATTGGCTCGCCGACCAGGATCGCTGCTGGACTGCTGAGAGGCTCGCGCGACGTGGCTTGCAGCATCACCCTCGATGCCTCCTTTGCGACCAGGCCGTGGAAACTATCCAGCACCTGCTGCTGACCTGCCCCTTTGCACGTCAGACCTGGCACATTGTCCTTGATTGGTTGATTATTCCGGTCCAAATCCCCGATCAGGAGCACACGGTCACGGAGTGGTGGCTGGGCGCGAAAGAGCTCGCGCCGCCGGCGCATCGGAAGGCCCTCAAATCCATCGCGCTTCTTGTGCCCTGGATGCTCTGGAAGCACAGGAACGCCTGTGTCTTCGACAACGCCACGCCATCCATCGAATCACTAGTGGTTAGGATCAAGGACGAGGCCCGGTGTTGGGCTGAACCACAGGCACACACTAACATAATTAATATCTTCTTCATCCTTAATCCTATGATCAACAATAAAATCAACGATGGCTTGACCTTTCATAGCATGCAACGATGCATATGCCAAGTCATATTCTATTAGTGCATAAGCCCATTTTCCAATCCTACCACTAAGAATCGGCTGCTGCAGCATATATTTAATCACATCGGCTTGGCAAGCTACTACGCATgtactccgtccgaaaatactggtcatcaaaatggataaaaagagatgtatctagaactaaaatacgtctagatacatccctttttatccattttgatgacaagtatttccggacggagggagtactataaagtAGATATGGCCAAAATTTTGTACatgcataatactccctccgtcccaaaattcttgtcttagatttgtctaaatacggatgtatcaagtcatgttttagtattagatacatccgtatccagactaatctaagacaagaattttgcgacggagggagtataaagatAAGCATAATTTTTCAATAAACACGTACCAACTCTCACCGCCAAGTAAGCGGCGGCTCAGCATGATGACTTGGTGTAGCTACCTTCTGGATGACGCCATTTCTTGTCCTTTGGAAGCCCGCCAACTTCTGCTTCAGCTTTTCCACCCTCTCTTCCTCAAGTTCCTGTTCAAGTTTCTGCCGTTCATCCTCAAGCAGATCCTCAAGTGTGACGGCGATGATGTTGTTGGGGTTGAGATCACTCCCGTCCTTGGGGTCGGTGCTCATTGTGTTCCTTTTCTTCTTCCCTAGAGGAGTTGCCAATTGTGTTGCTGCGCGAAATTGATCCACACATCACCACAGAATCCTCACTTTCATGGAGGTAAACCAACCGTTTTTCAATGCAAAACGGCAAAGATGAGCCAAACCCTAGGGTTGCTGGAAAGAAAAGATCAATTGAGAAAAGGACGTAGGAGAAAAAGTAACGTAAGGTTGTAAAAGGATCGATTGATTCTTCAATCGGCCATATACCCACATATATAAGGGTATGCCTGGCCTTTGGCAAATTGGAGTAGGACTCCTGACGTGCTGTTTCCTTGGCACATAAGCTAAAAGGCCTTTCCTAATCTTTAATTAATCCGTCTATATCTGTAAAAGCATCAGCCTGGGCCCAATACTAGTAGACTTTCCATATTAGCTCTGTTTTGGCAGAATAACTGATTATGCAAAATCTTTTCTATCTTCAGTTTTCCATACCAGACCTCTTTCCTTCTTTCTCTCCATGCGTGAGCTCTAACACACAATTCTGTTCCATCCAGCCTGCTGCACCTAGTCTCTGTACTTGCAATCATGTGTGCATTCTCAAACAATTAGCTTGACCACCAAAACTAAATAATCTGGGCGACTCCTCAAGCCAGATCCAAATTAGACTATCAAAAGATCGTGCGGTGCACGATCTGCCAAAGCAGTAGGCATTGGCCGATCTCGTGAAGACCGAGGACCCCCTGGATATCATGCGCCCAGGTGTGTTGCCGGCGAGCTCTCCCGCCACCGTTCTCGCTTTACGTCTCCGTTTGGTGATGCACTGGTAGAGCAGGGGTGCGAGCTCGCGGACCGACTGCCCATTAATCCAGCAATCAAAACAGGGCCGTCGAGCCATTCCCAATGACTCACATCAGTTTATGATGTTTGCTGATAATGTCAGATTTTTCTTAATTACAGGAATGGTTGATTTAGTAACTAATGAGGCTTGTCTCTTTGGGACATTAGACGTTTGCGGTTTTACATGTTCTAGTCCTTCTATTTTGGACATTCTTGTTGTCATGGAGCTGGTAGGGCACTGCCTCATTCGACTATGATAACTTTCTGTAACTATGGACAAAACCCAGTAAAGGTTTTGACTAATGTTGCATCACTGCATAAATATTTGAACAATATTAAAACGTTGGCTAAAGGGGGAAGAATCCCTTGCTAACTGTCCGTTAGTTAGATAGGATATGAGACCTCTCTGCAGAAATACCTCTGGATAACACCCCAGCGGAACCCGCTTTGCGCGGACTCAAACACGGGTGGGTGAGACCACCACCGTGGGCTCTAGTCACTGAGCTAGCGCTTAGTTCTCAATATTCGAATAATATTACATCCTTACCTGGCTCAAATGTTAAAATGACATCTAGTTTTATTTATCTTAGCGCCGGCAGTCATTTTTCTtgtcatttgtatcttttacttttCTGAGATATTCATTGTGAGACGTGTGTATCTCATCCCTTATTCCATTAGAGCCTTGGCGCAgttgtaaagctgctgccttgtgaccatgaggtcacgggttcaagtcctggaaacagcctcttacagaaatgtagggaaaggctgcgtacaatagacataaagtggtcggacccttcccctgaccctgcgcaagcgggagctacatgcaccgggctaccCTTTTTTTTAATCTATTTAGTTACAAAAGATATGGTTCAGTTAGGAAGACAGAGACATGGTTTGTTAGGAAAGTTGAGATTCTATTCTTAGGCTTCAAGTCGAATCTTCCCTATAGAAGGGACACCATGTACCCCATAAGGATTATGGAACAAACGAGAATAAACTAGTAAAGATCTAATCCCCGTCTCCAACCTTCCCTCCCTGTCATCCCTGGCACCATGGCCGGCCAAGCCTTCCTCCCTGGAGCTGTACTCCCAACCCTTTCACGTTCATCGGCCTAGGACCGTGACAACTTGGTATCAGACTCCGATCCCCGGCCAATCCCCACCACCATTCCCCATTCACTTGCACAAACTTGATTACTCTATCAGTTGACTTCATTGTTTATGATGCTTGATATGGTTCTGTTTCAGGCTATTTCATTTTATTCTAAAGCTCACAATTTGAGATCAGGAGATCCGATTATCCTTAGCAATCGAAGTTCTGCTTTCTGTTTGTAAGTTCCTTAACAATGTTATATTAATGCCATTCTTATGCAATATAGGTAAGCAGTTATGCTACTGCTCAGAAATCCATATTGAAATATTTGGTCTGTATTCATGGCCCTTTCGTGGCTGCTTTTATGGCAGGATAAGTCAAGTTCTGAGGGAGAGATCAGCAGCCGACTCAGAGTACCAGCCATTGAATGGCCTTGATCCTACAACACATGCAGAGGTATGAGTAGCTAAAAAGGTCTTTCTCACCAATGTGAAATTCAGATGTGAAAATTAAGTGAATGTATGGATCATTAATTCTTATTATTTTGTAAGTAAATTTTGCTGCAGTTAGCTCTGAAGGATGCAGAGAAGGTAGTAATTACCCACGGTAATTCTCCTAGGCCATATCTTCTCAAGGCATACACACTTATTCTGGTAACACCCTGAAACTTTACTTTTCTTCCTTTTATATATCTTAGAGCATTATTTAATGGGGACAACACCCAATGCTTACGCCTGGATAGTATAGTTCAATTTAGCCGTAACTTTTCACCATCTAGGATAATTTATTGGGATTTGCAGGAGAACTTTGGTTGACTTGGTTGACGTTTTGGTTATTTAGCCTCACACTGTATCTTACTCATTTAAACTGTTCCATGGATTATACCTCTAGTTTTGCGCTCTTGCAGACTCCCACCACCACCAGTACTTCAAAATTATTTATTTCTGCACCTTATTTTCATTTTCTTTCACATGAGTTGAGTTTAAGATCTGTCCACCTGATCCAAAAATATAAGGTGGTAATTACACACCAAAATTTGGAAGAACATTGTACATGCCGCAGTCTGCCAAATTACAAAGTACTGGTGGGAATTTGCGAAAGCAGAGAAGACAGAGCACACTATTCTCGCACCAATGGTGCGATTATCTCCTACATATCTGTTTCCATGATATTTTGTTCTACAGATTTGCATTATAATTATATGCTTTGTTATACAGTTATTTTTCATATTGTCAAGACTTACAATATATAAGTTCTAATTTTGTCCAAGCAGAAAGAAGTTCAGTATTCTTACCAGAAATATGCTTATGTAATGTCATGTTGCTTTATCACTTTATTATGGACAGGCTACCTTTAAGAGGACAATAGCTGATCTGAGAGTCGTTAAGACATAAATTCAACAACTTTTATCAGTCCTCCCTTATTATCATCTGTTGGGGTAACCATTGGATCGTGTTTCCTTGCATATGCAGCTGGAGCGATATCAGGAGGCACGTGAGTCCCTTCTGGCTGGTCTTCAAGTTGATCCCCTCAGGTACGATTGTTGATCCATGGTGATATTCATATTCACTGAATAGGTAGCAGATATTCGAAGGTGATACTGATCCTCTTGCACATTTTGTAATACTCGTTTGCTACATGTATAGCCATATCCTGCAAACCTGCCTCAGTGATCTGGATAGAAATACAAATGCTGCAGccggagcaagatgcccaaggctaGATAGGACTGATGATTTTGAGTGCACATTGTGTTTTAAACTATTGTTTAAACCAGTTACCACTCCATGTGGGCACACGTTCTGTCGCTCTTGTTTACATCAGGCAATGGATCACGGTGAGCTCAGCAAATATTAATATACTTGATTAGCTGCTTTTGTTAGTTTGAGCTTCACACCATGTCTACTTTCAATAGGCAATAAGTGCCCCATGTGTCGGACAGTTCTTTTTATTGGTCCAAAAACTTATCCTATAAGGTACTTTTTGTTGTCTTACAAAATCAGATTTATTCATTTGAACTGAAGTTCCGTTTCCCTTTAGACATTCATTTTTTCCTTGATTTCTCTGATGTTAGTCATGTTTCAATGCCTCAGCGTAACATTGAGCAACATAATTCAGAAAAATTTCCCTGAAGAATATGCTGAGAGGAGGTCAGAACATGAAAATATGACATATGCAGGCATTGATTTGATGCCTCTGTTTGTTATGGATGTCGTATTACCATGCCAAAAGATGGCACTGAACATATTTGAACCTCGCTACAGGCTGATGGTACAACTATCCCaatttagtttttttttgtttgtaAGATGCATTTGTTTACAGCTATGCACCTTCTGTTTTAATCAACATATCTTACTGCATGGTTGCAAGTTGATATGTAGCTTGCAGGTGTAGCTAAGTAAGATTCATCATATTTTCCCAGAAAGCTTGCTGTACAAAATTGTAGGTTGAATAATCAGAACATTATATTTTCCCTAAATCCTTATTGCAAACTCTTAATGtaaataaaacagaaataaaaaagatcTTTCTATTTGTCACCTTCTGTATCAAATCTGTACAAAATTCCAGATGGGCATTTCTTCTTTGTTTACATAGTTGACCATATTGCTATCCATCCATTTGCATTGAGATGTTTTCTCGAATACGCAGGAGAGCTGCCGTATCATTGCACTAAAAAGTCAAAAGTCAAAAGTCAAAATACAAGCCCCAACCCCACCCACACAGCACTTAATGAGTACATTACAAGCACGCCACTGACTATTAACGACCTCGACCAAAAAAGCAGAAACTATAAGGCGGCTACATCATACCACCCTATTAAACACACAATCATTCCTGTGATTCCACAACCTCCATTGAGTTGTAACTTAGTTTATTTGCTATGTTTTAAAACACTGCCAGGATGTGTTTTATCAATATATTCACAACCTTGTTTTTCCCCATTTGGAACAGGTAAGGAGAATAATGGAAGGGAATCATCGGATGGGAATGGTCAGTTTCAAATCTGAGATATTCTGCTTGCCTAAAGAGTTCATTCATTGACTGATTCTATAATCCAGGTTGCTATTGATTCTGCGACGGGAACTGTAGCTGACTGTGGTTGTGAGGTGGAAATTCTTGAGTGAGTCCAGTTTTCTTCATTTTTTGTCAAAATTCTGCCAACACTTGTGGTCTCACCTGTCTTAATAAATGTGTAGGTGCGAGCCACTTCCAGATGGACGTTTTTATCTAGAGGTAAATTCATGCTCTGTTTGCAGGATTACCAACCATTTGTGTGCACGCCTTTCTTTTCAAGGTTTATATTACACACATTGACTACCTAGAAAGGACCACCAAATACAAATAGTGGCACAACTGAAGGATTTTAGAACTTGCCCATGCAGCAACAACTCAGCTGGTGGAGTTGCATGTAAAAACTTAGCTGTCAGCGACCCAAAATACTACCAAGGCTAGATCTTCCAGAAGCACTGCCATGGCAGCCACATCAGCAGCAGCGTCGACAAGAAGCGCTACCATAGCAGCGAAAACTGCTGCCATGGCAGCCAAACCGGCGGCAACTAAGGTGCTACCATGGTAGCCAAGGCAGCAAGCCCACCAAGCCACTTGTACATGGGCCGGACCTGAAGATGTGCACCCCGCTGAACAGGGCCAACTACAAATACCAGTACGACGAGTAGCAGGAGATTATCCGCGCTTGGATATGGCGATTCGGCACGGCGGCTCTATCTTCTACCTCCGGCTCCCTCACCTGTACGCCTTTCTTCTTCCTCAAGACCTGTATCTGAACTGAATTCCTCTGTAGTTGTGTGAGATTAGTGAATTGTGAGTTGGGATCCTAACATTATGGTATCAGAGCCTCCCTCCACCCTTCCGATTCATCTCCAATTCGTCCCCAAATTCACACAAATTTCTGCCCAAATTTCTTTTCTAGCACACAATTCTATTCACCACCATGCATCCAGAAGT is drawn from Triticum dicoccoides isolate Atlit2015 ecotype Zavitan chromosome 4A, WEW_v2.0, whole genome shotgun sequence and contains these coding sequences:
- the LOC119285898 gene encoding LON peptidase N-terminal domain and RING finger protein 1-like, with translation MVTPSASFSAALVVEDFPSLESDDKMEMPPDKYREVFDLAQCGARAFRERRFDEAISFYSKAHNLRSGDPIILSNRSSAFCLISQVLRERSAADSEYQPLNGLDPTTHAELALKDAEKVVITHGNSPRPYLLKAYTLILLERYQEARESLLAGLQVDPLSHILQTCLSDLDRNTNAAAGARCPRLDRTDDFECTLCFKLLFKPVTTPCGHTFCRSCLHQAMDHGNKCPMCRTVLFIGPKTYPISVTLSNIIQKNFPEEYAERRSEHENMTYAGIDLMPLFVMDVVLPCQKMALNIFEPRYRLMVRRIMEGNHRMGMVAIDSATGTVADCGCEVEILECEPLPDGRFYLEVESSRRFRILRSWDEDGYRVAEIEWFQDVSLPEGSQERRDLIERANEASELARTCIRRTRETIRPVGRARRFDLESIPGPQDPEKFSFWLVNLINLRPSDKLELLRLCDTRERISLSLRLLSNAEQGCRVQ